In Mastacembelus armatus chromosome 4, fMasArm1.2, whole genome shotgun sequence, the following are encoded in one genomic region:
- the si:ch73-60h1.1 gene encoding calcium/calmodulin-dependent protein kinase type IV, with protein MPTSRPGSEPVDFWVDGSRRDGTVEEFYTLSSELGRGATSVVYRCEEKQTQKPYAVKVLKKTIDKKIVRTEIGVLLRLSHPNIIQLKEIFETDTDIALVLELVTGGELFDRIVERGYYSERDAAHVIKQILEAVAYLHENGVVHRDLKPENLLYADLSLDAPLKIADFGLSKIVDDQVTMKTVCGTPGYCAPEILRGNAYGPEVDMWSVGVILYILLCGFEPFFDPRGDQYMYSRILNCDYEFVSPWWDDVSLNAKDLVSKLIVLDPHKRLSVREALQHPWVLGKAARFSHMDTTQRKLQEFNARRKLKAAMKAVVATSRMHEGSRRRTDSCEIPGSGASRQSSMQQDPPPESTGPAAANKEAPPLDKQSPQDDETQSSDQSALSPSPPCSPKPRSSNTTPTGPTPSRPPLRADGLQQASVIPKTMLVHPRLPQKSCSVVEPASKTEATPPSPSSLSNGYTPGAEPASKTAHCQ; from the exons ATGCCAACATCCCGGCCTGGTTCAGAGCCGGTGGACTTCTGGGTGGACGGGTCAAGGCGGGACGGGACGGTGGAGGAGTTCTACACCCTGAGCTCCGAGCTGGGCAG AGGGGCGACGTCTGTTGTGTATCGCTGTGAAGAGAAGCAGACTCAGAAACCCTACGCAGTCAAAGTCCTCAAGAAAACG ATCGACAAGAAAATCGTTCGTACTGAAATTGGCGTCCTGCTGCGTCTCTCCCACCCAAACATT ATTCAGCTGAAGGAGATTTTTGAGACGGACACTGACATCgctctggtcctggagctggtGACCGGGGGGGAGCTGTTtgacag GATTGTGGAGCGAGGTTACTACAGCGAGAGAGACGCCGCTCACGTCATCAAACAGATCCTGGAAGCTGTGGCG tatcTACATGAGAATGGTGTCGTGCATCGTGACCTCAAACCAGAGAACCTGCTGTACGCTGACCTGTCGCTAGACGCTCCACTCAAGATAG CTGACTTCGGTCTTTCCAAAATCGTCGACGACCAGGTGACCATGAAGACCGTCTGTGGTACTCCGGGGTACTGTG ctccagagatcctgcGGGGAAATGCCTACGGCCCCGAGGTGGACATGTGGTCAGTGGGCGTCATCCTCTACATCCT CCTCTGTGGGTTTGAGCCCTTCTTCGACCCAAGGGGGGACCAGTACATGTACAGTCGCATCCTCAACTGTGACTACGAGTTTGTGTCTCCATGGTGGGATGACGTTTCCCTCAATGCCAAGGATTTG gtcaGTAAGCTCATTGTTCTGGACCCTCACAAACGCCTCAGTGTCCGGGAGGCCCTGCAGCACCCCTGGGTCCTGGGCAAAGCCGCCCGCTTCTCCCATATGGATACCACCCAGAGGAAACTACAGGAGTTCAACGCTCGACGCAAACTCAAG GCTGCCATGAAGGCCGTCGTTGCCACCAGTCGGATGCACGAGGGCTCGCGGCGTCGTACCGACAGCTGTGAGATTCCAGGCTCAGGTGCTTCCAGGCAAAGCAGCATGCAGCAGGACCCACCCCCAGAGTCCACGGGACCCGCCGCTGCCAACAAAGAAGCCCCGCCCCTGGACAAGCAGTCGCCGCAGGATGATGAAACACAATCCTCTGACCAAAGTGCCCTCAGCCCCTCCCCTCCTTGCAGCCCCAAACCCCGCAGCTCTAACACCACGCCCACAGGCCCCACCCCCAGCAGACCGCCGCTACGAGCAGACGGGCTGCAACAGGCGTCTGTCATCCCCAAAACCATGCTTGTCCATCCCCGGCTGCCACAAAAGAGCTGCTCAGTGGTAGAGCCCGCCTCCAAGACCGAGGCCACACCCCCCAGTCCCAGCAGCCTCAGCAATGGCTACACACCAGGGGCAGAGCCTGCCAGTAAGACCGCCCACTGCCAGTGA